From the genome of Biomphalaria glabrata chromosome 1, xgBioGlab47.1, whole genome shotgun sequence, one region includes:
- the LOC106065570 gene encoding transcriptional repressor p66-beta-like: MMENERKRPTDSSNLELEGNEIKRPKYGTAESSDIDKTESENNDMASSTFDSCQPLALVKKDVVKVSGSGDLILNHSKSDSTKQDKEKFGKTFTATDSPLLDEKNKDDMSLVKEEKALNTRKATMESKDNSVTDKLSLNMSMNGSLQEGDLQKEIKSDSEDQTDETSTIKSDGSEKENMDIKKEKAESPDIIMLSDEDDETADPSTRRYRILKKVKALQNQLRNEEATLVLLKKLRQSQITQPQESNMTPTLPKPQSHHPQLSLQHMRQHSGPVSMNRANQQNSKTLHLNQSPHSNRGQAINNTTPSSRPQQGPTPMVMSRSNGQNVPSHHSHSSRGNVPNNLSRNNTNIRSQSNVPQAQQQPQSVQRQVPTPQAPPPPPPPPQDTQTPAQRQAAAKQALRKQLEKTLLQIPPPKPPPPEMNFIPSLACPDFILLLGLEEVVNHMIDFQLIARGQKNPDERFVCTPFTCVQCGSDFTPVWKREKPGSKNVICEHCVTSNQKKALKQEHTNRLKSAFVKALQQEQEIERMQASTPTPSPQPVSNTTPQPQLPSAPMISAANAAAAAATAAAAAAVANFRPSAEQLRQHHSFFQAQQVQLRAGQPLGLQAFGSRAPFPYNIPFAKQQDLQRQYLLDMIPRGSMPWKQQ; the protein is encoded by the exons ATGATGGAGAATGAAAGAAAGCGACCAACTGATTCCTCTAATCTAGAATTAGAAggcaatgaaataaaaag gccTAAATATGGAACAGCAGAATCCAGTGACATTGATAAAACAGAGAGTGAGAATAATGACATGGCTTCCAGTACCTTTGATAGTTGTCAACCTCTAGCACTCGTTAAAAAAGATGTTGTGAAAGTATCAGGAAGTGGCGATCTAATCCTAAATCATTCAAAAAGTGACTCAACGAAGCAAGATAAGGAAAAATTTGGTAAAACTTTTACTGCAACAGATTCACCTTTATTggatgaaaaaaataaagatgatATGTCATTagttaaagaagaaaaagcttTAAATACAAGAAAGGCCACAATGGAATCAAAAGACAATAGTGTGACTGACAAATTATCACTAAATATGTCAATGAATGGTTCATTGCAAGAAGGAGACTTACAAAAAGAGATTAAAAGTGACAGTGAAGATCAGACTGATGAAACATCAACAATAAAATCAGATGGAAGTGAAAAGGAAAACATGGATATTAAGAAAGAGAAGGCTGAATCTCCAGACATAATAATGTTGtctgatgaagatgatgaaacTGCAGATCCATCAACTAGACGCTATCGAATATTGAAAAAAGTCAAAGCCCTGCAGAATCAGTTACGCAATGAAGAAGCAACGCTTGTGCTGCTTAAAAAGTTGCGCCAGAGTCAAATAACTCAGCCCCAAGAGTCTAACATGACACCAACATTACCAAAGCCCCAGTCTCACCACCCACAACTTAGTTTGCAACACATGAGACAGCATAGTGGGCCTGTGTCTATGAATAGAGCTAATCAGCAGAATTCTAAGACATTGCATCTTAATCAAAGTCCTCATAGTAACAGAGGACAGGCTATAAATAATACTACTCCTTCATCACGTCCTCAACAAGGTCCCACCCCCATGGTTATGTCTCGCTCTAATGGTCAAAATGTGCCATCCCACCATTCTCATAGTTCCCGTGGAAATGTACCAAATAATTTGTCAcgaaataatacaaatatcaGAAGTCAGTCTAATGTGCCACAAGCACAACAGCAACCACAGTCAGTTCAGAGGCAGGTGCCTACTCCACAGGCCCCGCCACCTCCCCCACCGCCACCACAAGATACTCAGACACCTGCTCAACGCCAAGCTGCAGCAAAACAAGCTCTACGAAAACAGTTAGAGAAAACATTGCTTCAAATTCCACCCCCCAAGCCACCTCCTCCAGAAATGAACTTCATCCCATCATTGGCGTGTCCTGATTTCATCTTGTTGCTAGGCCTTGAAGAAGTTGTTAATCATATGATAGATTTTCAACTCATCGCTCGTGGTCAGAAAAATCCAGATGAAAGGTTTGTTTGCACCCCTTTTACCTGTGTGCAGTGTGGGTCAGATTTTACACCTGTTTGGAAGAGAGAAAAACCTGGAtctaaaaatgttatttgcgaGCATTGTGTTACGAGCAATCAAAAGAAGGCCTTGAAGCAAGAGCACACAAATCGGCTTAAGTCGGCATTTGTTAAAGCGTTGCAACAGGAGCAGGAAATAGAGCGTATGCAGGCTTCCACACCCACACCAAGTCCACAACCTGTTAGCAACACTACACCTCAGCCACAGCTTCCATCAGCACCAATGATTTCAGCTGCCAATGCTGCTGCAGCAGCAGCAACTGCTGCTGCAGCAGCAGCTGTTGCAAATTTTCGGCCCAGTGCAGAACAACTTAGGCAGCACCACAGCTTCTTTCAGGCCCAGCAAGTCCAGCTCAGAGCTGGCCAGCCTTTGGGTCTTCAAGCCTTTGGGTCTCGTGCTCCGTTTCCATATAATATCCCTTTCGCTAAGCAGCAGGATCTACAACGTCAGTATCTGCTAGATATGATACCAAGAGGTAGTATGCCGTGGAAGCAACAATAG